In Comamonas koreensis, the genomic stretch GGAGATCGGCGTGGCCTCAACCAAAGCCTTTACCACCCAGCTGGCGGGCCTGTTCCTGCTGACGCTGGCCCTGGGACAAAGCAAGGGCTACATCACCGAAGCGCAGTCCGACGCCTACCTGGAAAAAATGCGCCACCTGCCGCTGGCCTTGCAAGCCGTGCTGGCGCTCGAACCCCAGGTGGTGAGCTGGGCCGAGGACTTTGCGCGCAAGGAAAACGCGCTCTTCCTGGGCCGTGGCATCCACTACCCGATCGCGCTGGAAGGCGCGCTCAAGCTCAAGGAAATCAGCTACATCCACGCCGAGGCCTACCCGGCCGGCGAGCTCAAGCACGGCCCGCTGGCGCTGGTGGACAGCGAGATGCCCGTCGTCACTGTCGCCCCCAACGACGAGCTGCTGGAAAAGCTGAAAAGCAATATGCAGGAAGTGCGCGCGCGCGGCGGCGTGCTCTATGTGCTGGCCGATGCCCACACCAATATCGAGAATGCCGAAGGCATGCACGTGATCCGCATGCCAGAGCACTACGGCGTGCTCAGCCCCATCCTGCATGTGGTGCCGCTGCAGCTGCTGTCCTACCACACGGCCGTGGCACGCGGCACCGATGTGGACAAGCCGCGCAATCTGGCCAAGTCGGTCACGGTGGAGTAAGAACCTGTTCAAAGTCTCCTCGCGTCGCGACAGTGTCTTTGCGAGATGGGATGCTAGGGGGGCGCCCAGCCGCGCAATACCGCAGCAATAGCCCAGCTATTGCGAGGATTTGCAACGACGCAGACCGCCCCTGCCCGGGTGGCCCTCGCCGGGCGCCCCTTCCCGGGCAGCGCAAAGCCACTGTCCCTGCGGGTTGGAGTGAAATCGGGCGATTTCTGCGCGCTGGCCCTTGCTTGCACCCCGGTGCAAGCGGCGGATCAGCCCTTTGAACTCATCCCGATTGCACTCCAACGCGGCTGCGTAGAGCCATTGAACAGGTTCTAAGACATGCCTGCATGGTTTGCTCAGCGCACCCAAGGAGGCCTGGTTTGACGGAACCGCTGAACCTGATCGTCACGCTGCAGCCGCGCGCGGGCTGTTTGCCGGATGTCGTCTCGACGCTCACGACGCTGGCGCAGGCCAGCCGGCAAGAAGCTGGCTGCCTGCGCTACGACGTGGCGGTGGGCAAGGAGCTGGTCTATCTCTTTGAGGCATGGACCGACCGCCAGGCTTTGGCTGCGCATGAGAAGGAGGCGCACTTTGTGCTGGGCGTCGCTGCGCTGAACCGCTTGTGTGAATCCCAAAGGGTGGAATTTGTCGAGTGGCAGGGGCCAGGCTAGCCGGCCTCGGTACCCATCTCCCTGGCTACTGAAACGGCTGCACCGGGCCGGTGCTAGCTGTGCCAGGTACTGAGCCAGGCAAAACAGGTCATCACCGCGAATGCCGTCAGCGCAAACGGCAGCAGGAACAGGTAGACCGACCGCTCCTCTGAAGCCCCATGACTGAGCCTGGCCGCAATCGACATGCGCACCGGTGAGAAAAAGCCCAGCGCGAGCCCGGACACATGCACCACCGCGCCCGTGGCCAGCAGGCTGATGCCGGCCTGCGACGCGAGCGTGGACAGCGGTGGCAGCAGCAGGCTGTTGCCAGCGTTTCCGGTGTTGGCAATGATGCCCAGCGCGCCAGCCAGTGCAGGGGTGAGCATCACCGCATCCCGCCCCCACGCGGCAAAGAGGCCATTGGCCAGGCCTTGGGCGATGCCCGATTTATTGAGCATTTCCGCCATCATCGCAAAGAGAAGTACTGTCCACACAGCCTGCTTGCCGGTGGACCAGGAGGCTGCGACCTCGGCCTTGAGCGTATGCGTGCGCTTGCGCAAAGCCGCCGTCAACAGCGCGGCCACCAGGAACCACAGGCCGGAATGCATCAGCGGCAGCAAGGTGGGC encodes the following:
- a CDS encoding putative quinol monooxygenase; its protein translation is MTEPLNLIVTLQPRAGCLPDVVSTLTTLAQASRQEAGCLRYDVAVGKELVYLFEAWTDRQALAAHEKEAHFVLGVAALNRLCESQRVEFVEWQGPG